The sequence TGCTTAAAGAACTTCTGGAGCAAGAGAAACGATTTTCATGAACTGGTTGTCACGAAGTTCACGTGCAACTGGTCCAAAGATACGAGTTCCGCGCGGGCTTTTGTCGTCACGGACAATGACTGCTGCGTTTTCGTCAAATTTGATGTAAGAACCATCATTGCGGCGTACACCACTTTTTGAACGAACAATTACAGCTTTTACAACGTCGCCTTTCTTGACAACGCCCCCTGGTGTTGCTTCTTTTACCGAACAAACAATGACATCGCCAATGTTCGCTATCTTACGCCCAGAGCCACCTAGCACTTTAATGCAGAGCACTTCACGGGCCCCAGAGTTGTCGGCGACTTTTAAGCGGCTTTCTTGTTGGATCATTCAGTTTTACCTCCCTTCAACGGACGCATTGTCAAATGATGATCGCTTCTTCGACGATCTCTACTAAACGGAAACGTTTATCTTTTGAAAGCGGGCGTGTTTCCATAATGCGGACAATGTCGCCTACTTTTGCAGTGTTTTGTTCATCATGCGCTTTAAATTTCTTTGAGTATTTTACGCGTTTTCCGTAAAGGCGGTCTTTTTTATACGTTTCAACGAGTACAGTAATGGTTTTATCCATTTTATCAGAAACGACACGCCCTTGGTAAACTTTACGCTGGTTGCGGTCCATGCAGCAAACCCTCCTTTAGCCGTTGTTAATTCCGAGCTCACGTTCGCGCAAGACCGTTTTAGCACGAGCGATGCTTTTACGGACTTCACGGATACGAACTGGGTTGTCAAGTTGTCCAGTTGCGAGTTGAAAGCGTAGATTGAATAACTCTTCTTTAAGAGATTGTGTCTTTTGTTCAATTTCAGCAGTGGTTAAATCGCGGAGATCAGTTGCTTTCATTTGAGTCACCACCCACTTCTTCGCGTTTTACAAACTTACATTTAATCGGTAATTTGTGAGAGGCAAGACGTAATGCTTCGCGGGCAACTTCTTCAGATACACCGGAAATTTCGAACATAATCTTACCTGGTTTCACAACGGCAACCCATCCTTCAGGTGCCCCTTTACCAGAACCCATACGAACTTCAAGCGGCTTTGCTGTGTATGGCTTTGAAGGGAAAATTTTAATCCATACTTTACCGCCACGTTTCATGTAACGAGTCATCGCAATACGAGCTGCCTCAATTTGACGGTTTGTAATCCATGAAGCTTCAAGAGCTTGCAAGCCAAACTCGCCAAAGTGGACTTCTGTACCGCCTTTTGCACGTCCGCGCATTTTTCCGCGGTGTTCGCGGCGGTATTTTACACGTTTAGGCATTAACATGATTAGTTGCCTCCTTCCTCTTTGTTCGTTCCTTTCGTTGGAAGAACTTCACCACGATAAACCCAGATTTTTACGCCGATTTTACCGTATGTTGTATCAGCTTCAGCTGTACCATAGTCAATATCAGCACGAAGCGTGTGAAGTGGAACAGTTCCTTCGCTATAGTGCTCAGCACGAGCAATGTCTGCTCCGCCAAGGCGGCCTGACACTTGTGTTTTAATTCCTTTTGCACCAGCGCGCATAGTGCGTTGAATTGCTTGTTTCATTGCACGACGGAATGAAATACGGTTTTCAAGTTGACGAGCAATGTTTTCAGCAACAAGCTTTGCATCAAGGTCTGCTTGCTTAATTTCTGAAATGTTAATGTGCACGCGTTTTCCTGTTAGCTCATTAAGAGATTTACGAAGCGCTTCAACTTCTGAACCGCCTTTTCCGATCACCATACCTGGCTTGGCAGTAGAAATTGTGATGTTCACACGGTTCGCAGCACGCTCAATTTCTACTTTAGAAACAGAGGCATCTTTTAGACGGCCTTCTACATGCTCGCGAATCGCGATGTCTTCGTGAAGCAAGTCTGCGTAGTCTTTCTTGCCGGCATACCATTTAGAATCCCAATCACGGATGACGCCGACGCGCAGACCGACTGGATTTACTTTTTGACCCATATGTTATCCCTCCTTCTTTTCTGTTACAACCAATGTAATATGGCTTGTGCGTTTATTGATCCGGCTAGCGCGGCCTTGTGCGCGAGGGCGGAAACGTTTCAGCGTTACGCCTTCGTTCACGTACGCTTCAGATATTACGAGATTGTTTGGCTCCATTTCATAGTTGTGCTCAGCGTTCGCAATTGCCGAATTTAAAAGCTTTTCAACTACTGGAGAAGCAGCTTTAGGCGTGTGTTTTAAAATAGCGATGGCTTCACCGACTTGCTTACCACGAATAAGATCGATCACAAGACGGACTTTGCGAGGCGCTATGCGGACTTGCTTCGCAACAGCTTTAGCTTGTTCCATGAGAAAAGGTCCTCCTTCCTTACTTAGCGTCTTGTTTTCTTATCAGCGGCATGCCCTTTGTACGTACGAGTAGGGGCAAATTCGCCAAGTTTGTGACCAACCATATCTTCAGAAACGTAAACCGGTACATGCTTGCGGCCATCATAGACAGCAAACGTGTGGCCGATAAATTCAGGGAAAATCGTTGAACGACGAGACCAAGTCTTCACGACTTTCTTGTCATTCGTTGCGTTTAATGCTTCTACTTTTTTCATGAGATGACCATCAACGAAAGGTCCTTTTTTCAAACTACGGCCCATATATGTTCCTCCTTTCGGGATTCGTCCACGGTTCTGCGTGAGAACCGCAGGCAAACCACGTTATTTTTTACGACGGCGAACAATGTACTTGTCGGAGTGTTTGTTTTTCTTACGTGTTTTGTAACCAAGCGTTGGTTTGCCCCATGGTGACATTGGCGACGGACGGCCAATTGGCGCTTTTCCTTCACCACCGCCATGCGGGTGATCGTTAGGGTTCATAACAGAACCACGAACAGTTGGGCGGATGCCTTTCCAACGTGAACGTCCAGCTTTACCGATGTTAATCAGTTCATGCTCAACATTTCCGACTTGGCCAATTGTAGCGCGGCAAGTAGATAAAATGTAGCGTGTTTCCCCTGAGTTCAAACGAACGAGGGCATAATCGCCTTCTTTACCAAGAAGCTGGGCTTCTGTGCCTGCTGAACGGACTAGCTGGCCGCCTTTTCCTGGACGAAGCTCGATATTGTGGATCACTGTACCTACTGGAATATTCGCTAACGGCAATGCGTTACCTGTTTTAATGTCGGCATCAGGGCCAGACACGATAACAGTGCCAACTGTTAGGCCTTTAGGCGCTAGAATGTAACGCTTCTCGCCATCGGCATAGTTGATTAAAGCGATATTCGCGGAACGGTTTGGATCGTATTCGATCGTGGCAACGCGTCCTGGAATTCCATCTTTGTTGCGTTTAAAGTCGATAATGCGATATTGACGTTTATGGCCGCCACCTTGGTGACGTACAGTTAAACGACCTTGGTTGTTGCGTCCGCCTTTTTTATGCAAAGGAGCAAGCAACGACTTTTCCGGCTTGTCAGTCGTAATTTCCGCAAAATCAGATACGCTCATATTACGACGACCGGCACTGGTCGGTTTATACTTTTTAATTGCCATTTTTGTGATTCCCTCCTTCTCTTGTTACTTACACTTCAAAGAAGTCTAGTTCTTTACTGTCAGCAGAAAGCTGAACAATTGCTTTTTTGCGTTTAGGGGTAAAGCCCGTGTAGCGTCCGAAACGCTTCGCTTTCCCTTTATAATTTACTGTGTTAACGTTTGTCACTTTCACTTCAAAGATTTCTTCAACAGCATCTTTGATTTGTGTTTTGTTGGCGCGGACGTCAACTTCAAACGTGTATTTTTTGTCTTCCATCAGTTCAGTAGAACGTTCAGTGATGACAGGGCGCTTAATGATATCACGTGCGTTTGACATTACGCAAGCACCTCCTCTACCTTTTCGACTGCGTCTTTTGTGATGACAAGCTTGTCATGTTTAAGCAAGTCAAGTACGTTTACGCCGTCGGCTGTAAGGAACGTGATCCCTGGCAAGTTCCGTGCAGACAAAGCAACATTTTCGTTGTAGTCAGCTGTTACAACGAGTGCTTTTGAATCTACAGAAAGGCTTGCAAGCACGTCCTTCATAGCTTTCGTTTTGATTGCTTCTAATTTCAAGTCATCTAGTACAACTAACTCTGAGTCTTTCACTTTAGATGAAAGCGCTGATTTAATAGCAAGACGACGAACTTTCTTCGGCAGTTTATAGCTATAGCTGCGCGGTGTTGGGCCAAATACTACGCCACCGCCAACCCATTGTGGGCTGCGAATGGAACCTTGGCGAGCACGCCCAGTTCCTTTTTGACGCCATGGCTTTCTTCCGCCGCCGCGTACTTCTGAACGGCCTTTAGTTTTGTGTGTACCTTGACGAAGAGATGCTTGTTGCATAACAACAGCGTCATGTAAGACACTTTCATTTGGCTCAACACCAAATACGTTGTCCGCTAGTTCGATCTCTCCTACTTGTGAACCTGATTGGTTAAAAAGTGATACTTTCGGCATTCGAATGGCCTCCTTTCTTAAGCGTTACGCCTTAACTGCAGATTGCACAGTTACATAGCTTTTCTTAGCCCCTGGTACGTTGCCTTTAACGAGAAGCAAGTTGCGCTCTTCGTCAACGCGAACGATCTCAAGGTTTTGCATTGTAATTTGTTCTCCGCCCATACGGCCAGGAAGCGCTTTGCCTTTAAATACACGGTTTGGCGCTACAGGGCCCATTGAACCTGGACGACGGTGGTAACGAGAGCCGTGTGACATTGGTCCACGGGATTGGTTATGGCGTTTGATCGCGCCTTGGAACCCTTTCCCTTTAGACGTACCTGTTACGTCAACAAGATCTCCTGCTGCAAATGTTGTTACGTTAATCGCTTGACCTACCTCAACTTCGTCAAGATTAACGCCACGGATTTCCTTAATGAAGCGCTTAGGAGCCGTTTCAGCTTTAGCAGCATGGCCAGTAGCTGGTTTGTTCGGCTTTTTCGCATCAGCAAAACCGATCTGAATTGCCTCGTAGCCATCAGATTCCACTGTCTTCTTCTGAAGGACAATATTTGGTTCTGCTTCAATTACTGTTACTGGAATGACTTCGCCGTTTTCTGCAAACACTTGAGTCATACCGATTTTTCTACCTAAGATTCCTTTGGTCATCCGTTACACCTCCTACTATTGTTCGTTTTATATAGTCTTACAGTTTTATTTCAATATCAACGCCAGATGGTAAATCCAAACGCATCAATGCATCGACTGTTTGCGGCGTTGGATTAATGATGTCAATTAGACGTTTGTGCGTACGCATTTCGAACTGCTCGCGGGAATCTTTGTATTTATGAACCGCACGCAGAATCGTGTAGACCGATTTTTCAGTTGGAAGTGGGATCGGACCTGAAACGCTCGCACCTGAACGTTTTGCCGTTTCTACAATCTTCTCAGCTGATTGATCTAACACACGGTGATCATACGCTTTTAAACGAATACGAATCTTTTGTTTTGCCATGATAGCCCTCCTTTATCGTCCATTTTTAAAATAGACATACTCCGCGGAAATTTCCTCACCCTCCCATGGCAAAGGGGCCGGGTGTGTCAGCAACCTTCCGCATCATCGCTGTCAACGTGCAAACACGAAAATAACCGTTTCCTACCTTTCTCCTAGGCATGAAACGTAACCATCGGGCACACTTCTACTATTATATAGATTTAGGCCAATGAACGCAAGGGATTCAAGAAAAAAACATAAAACAAAAGAGGACGATCGATAACCGTCCTCTTTTGGCATAAGCATCAGCTTATTCAATAATCGTAGAAACAACGCCTGAACCAACAGTACGTCCGCCTTCACGGATAGAGAAGCGCGTACCTTCTTCAATTGCGATAGGCGCAATTAGTTCAACTGTCATTTCAGTGTTGTCGCCAGGCATTACCATTTCCGTTCCTTCTGGAAGGTTTACAACGCCAGTTACGTCCGTTGTACGGAAATAGAATTGTGGACGATAGTTAGAGAAGAATGGCGTATGACGTCCACCCTCGTCTTTAGAAAGGACATACACTTCAGCAGAGAACTTTGTGTGTGGCGTGATTGTGCCTGGTTTTGCAAGCACTTGGCCACGTTGGATTTCTTCGCGGGAAACGCCACGAAGAAGTGCGCCAATGTTGTCGCCAGCTTCTGCATAGTCAAGAAGCTTACGGAACATTTCTACACCTGTAACAGTTGTAGATTTTTTCTCTTCGTTGATACCAAGAATTTCAACCGTGTCGCCAACATTCAATTGTCCACGCTCTACACGGCCAGTCGCAACTGTACCACGACCAGTGATAGAGAATACGTCCTCAACTGGCATCATAAATGGTTTGTCTTTGTCGCGTTCTGGAGTTGGGATGTACTCATCGACTGCATTCATCAATTCGATGATTTTTTCTTCCCACTCAGCTTCACCTTGAAGAGCTTTAAGAGCAGAACCTTGGATAACAGGAACATCGTCGCCAGGGAAGTCGTACTCAGAAAGAAGGTCACGTACTTCCATTTCAACAAGCTCAAGAAGTTCTTCGTCATCAACCATGTCGCATTTGTTTAAGAATACAACAAGGTAAGGAACACCTACGTTACGAGAAAGCAAGATGTGCTCACGAGTTTGTGGCATTGGGCCGTCAGCAGCAGATACAACTAGAATACCGCCGTCCATTTGTGCAGCACCAGTGATCATGTTTTTAACATAGTCAGCGTGGCCTGGGCAGTCAACGTGTGCATAGTGACGAGAGTCTGTTTCATATTCAACGTGTGCTGTTGAAATGGTGATACCACGCTCGCGCTCTTCTGGAGCACCGTCGATCGCGTCATATGCCATTGCTTGGCCTTTACCAGAACGCTTTGCAAGTACAGTTGTAATTGCAGCTGTTAGAGTTGTTTTACCATGGTCAACGTGTCCAATTGTACCAATGTTGGCATGTGTTTTGGAGCGGTCGAATTTTTCTTTTGCCATGAGTCATTTTCCTCCCTTAAATACGGATTTGATTTTATGTCAATAAGAAAGGACGGCTGAATGGTCAGCCTATTCCTCCCCTAGCTTACAACAAAAAATGTCGCAAAACAACGAGAAGTAATTAAGCACCCGTTTGTTTTTTGATAATTTCTTCGGCAATGCTCTTAGGTACTTCTTCGTAGTGGTCGAAAACCATCGAGTATGTGCCACGTCCTTGCGTACGAGAACGAAGGCTTGTTGCATAACCGAACATTTCCGCAAGCGGTACAAACGCTTTTACAACTTGCGCATTTCCACGTGCTTCCATGCCTTCGACACGGCCGCGGCGTGCTGTTACGTCACCCATAATGTCACCCATGTATTCTTCTGGGACGACAATTTCAACTTTTGAAATCGGCTCAAGCAGAACTGGGTCACATTTTGACTTAGCGTTTTTAAGCGCCATTGAAGCGGCGATCTTAAAGGCCATTTCAGAAGAGTCGACATCATGGTATGAACCGTCATAAAGCTTTGCTTTAATGTCGATTACAGGATAGCCTGCAATCATACCGTTTTGCAACGCTTCTTCAATACCCGCTTGAACGGATGGGATGTATTCACGAGGAACGACGCCTCCGACAATCGCGTTTTCAAATTCAAAGCCAGCGCCTTCTTCGTTTGGCGAGAACTCGACCCAAACGTGTCCGAACTGACCGCGTCCACCAGATTGGCGAACGAATTTGCCTTCCACTTGTGCAGCAGTACGGATTGTTTCACGGTAAGAAACTTGCGGCGCGCCAACGTTCGCTTCAACTTTAAACTCGCGGCGTAGGCGATCAACGATAATGTCAAGGTGAAGTTCACCCATACCACCAATAACCGTTTCACCCGTCTCTTCGTCCGTAAATGTTTTGAAAGTCGGATCTTCCTCAGCAAGCTTTGCAAGCGCAATGCCCATTTTGTCTTGGTCGGCCTTTGATTTCGGCTCAACAGACAAATGGATAACTGGCTCTGGAAATTCCATAGACTCTAAAATAACAAGATTTTTCTCGTCGCATAGAGTATCGCCAGTTGTTGTATCTTTCAAACCAACAGCAGCTGCAATATCGCCGGAGTAAACAGTTGAAATTTCCTCACGGGAGTTTGCGTGCATTTGCAGGATACGTCCGATACGCTCACGCTTGTCTTTCGTTGCATTGCGCACGTAGGAACCAGAGTTAAGCGTACCTGAGTAAACACGGAAGAATGTAAGTTTCCCTACAAACGGATCCGTCATTACTTTAAAAGCCAATGCGGCAAACGGTTGGTCGTCGCCAGGCTCACGCGTTACTTCTTCATCTGTTCCAGGGACTTGGCCGCGGATTGCTGCGACGTCAAGCGGTGATGGCAAGTAGTCAAGCACTGCGTCAAGAAGCGCTTGAACCCCTTTGTTCTTAAAGGCAGTACCACAAACGACTGGGTAGAACTCAACATTACAAGTTCCTTTGCGGATAGCCGCTTTTAGTTCGTCTTTTGTTAATTCTTCGCCTTCTAGATACTTCATCATGAGCTCTTCGTCTAATTCTGCTACAGCTTCAACCAACGATTCACGAAGGCTTTCCGCTTCGTCTTTATAGTCAGCAGGAACTTCAGTAACTTCCCAATCTTGTCCTAAGTCGTCTTTCGAAATATGCGCTTGCATTTCGATCAAATCGACAAAGCCGACAAAATCGTCTTCAGCGCCGATCGGCAACTGGATTGGATGTGCATTGGCCTGCAAACGGTCACGCAAAGTACTTACAGAATACATGAAATCGGCACCGGTTTTGTCCATTTTGTTGATGAATACAATACGCGGCACCCCGTATGTCGTCGCTTGACGCCATACTGTTTCTGTTTGCGGCTCAACGCCTGATTGCGCATCAAGTACCGCAACAGCTCCATCAAGTACACGTAACGAACGTTCAACTTCAACCGTAAAGTCTACGTGTCCAGGTGTATCAATAATGTTGATACGGTGGCCTTTCCACTGAGCTGTTGTAGCCGCAGACGTGATCGTAATGCCACGTTCTTGCTCTTGCTCCATCCAGTCCATTTGGGAGGCACCTTCGTGTGTTTCACCAATCTTGTGCACACGACCTGTGTAGAACAAAATACGTTCTGTTGTCGTCGTTTTACCGGCATCGATGTGAGCCATGATGCCGATATTACGCGTATCTTTTAAGGAGAATTCTCTTGCCATAGGTTCGTTCTCCTTTCTCTATCGAGTGAATAAGATTCTTACCAACGATAATGAGCAAACGCTTTGTTCGCTTCTGCCATTTTGTGCGTGTCTTCGCGCTTCTTGACAGCTGCGCCAGCATTGTTGGCTGCATCAAGAATTTCGTTAGCGAGACGCTCTTCCATT is a genomic window of Shouchella clausii containing:
- the rpmC gene encoding 50S ribosomal protein L29, producing the protein MKATDLRDLTTAEIEQKTQSLKEELFNLRFQLATGQLDNPVRIREVRKSIARAKTVLRERELGINNG
- the rpsQ gene encoding 30S ribosomal protein S17; translated protein: MDRNQRKVYQGRVVSDKMDKTITVLVETYKKDRLYGKRVKYSKKFKAHDEQNTAKVGDIVRIMETRPLSKDKRFRLVEIVEEAIII
- the rpsC gene encoding 30S ribosomal protein S3; the protein is MGQKVNPVGLRVGVIRDWDSKWYAGKKDYADLLHEDIAIREHVEGRLKDASVSKVEIERAANRVNITISTAKPGMVIGKGGSEVEALRKSLNELTGKRVHINISEIKQADLDAKLVAENIARQLENRISFRRAMKQAIQRTMRAGAKGIKTQVSGRLGGADIARAEHYSEGTVPLHTLRADIDYGTAEADTTYGKIGVKIWVYRGEVLPTKGTNKEEGGN
- the fusA gene encoding elongation factor G, translated to MAREFSLKDTRNIGIMAHIDAGKTTTTERILFYTGRVHKIGETHEGASQMDWMEQEQERGITITSAATTAQWKGHRINIIDTPGHVDFTVEVERSLRVLDGAVAVLDAQSGVEPQTETVWRQATTYGVPRIVFINKMDKTGADFMYSVSTLRDRLQANAHPIQLPIGAEDDFVGFVDLIEMQAHISKDDLGQDWEVTEVPADYKDEAESLRESLVEAVAELDEELMMKYLEGEELTKDELKAAIRKGTCNVEFYPVVCGTAFKNKGVQALLDAVLDYLPSPLDVAAIRGQVPGTDEEVTREPGDDQPFAALAFKVMTDPFVGKLTFFRVYSGTLNSGSYVRNATKDKRERIGRILQMHANSREEISTVYSGDIAAAVGLKDTTTGDTLCDEKNLVILESMEFPEPVIHLSVEPKSKADQDKMGIALAKLAEEDPTFKTFTDEETGETVIGGMGELHLDIIVDRLRREFKVEANVGAPQVSYRETIRTAAQVEGKFVRQSGGRGQFGHVWVEFSPNEEGAGFEFENAIVGGVVPREYIPSVQAGIEEALQNGMIAGYPVIDIKAKLYDGSYHDVDSSEMAFKIAASMALKNAKSKCDPVLLEPISKVEIVVPEEYMGDIMGDVTARRGRVEGMEARGNAQVVKAFVPLAEMFGYATSLRSRTQGRGTYSMVFDHYEEVPKSIAEEIIKKQTGA
- the rplN gene encoding 50S ribosomal protein L14; translation: MIQQESRLKVADNSGAREVLCIKVLGGSGRKIANIGDVIVCSVKEATPGGVVKKGDVVKAVIVRSKSGVRRNDGSYIKFDENAAVIVRDDKSPRGTRIFGPVARELRDNQFMKIVSLAPEVL
- the rplC gene encoding 50S ribosomal protein L3, encoding MTKGILGRKIGMTQVFAENGEVIPVTVIEAEPNIVLQKKTVESDGYEAIQIGFADAKKPNKPATGHAAKAETAPKRFIKEIRGVNLDEVEVGQAINVTTFAAGDLVDVTGTSKGKGFQGAIKRHNQSRGPMSHGSRYHRRPGSMGPVAPNRVFKGKALPGRMGGEQITMQNLEIVRVDEERNLLLVKGNVPGAKKSYVTVQSAVKA
- the rplW gene encoding 50S ribosomal protein L23, whose amino-acid sequence is MSNARDIIKRPVITERSTELMEDKKYTFEVDVRANKTQIKDAVEEIFEVKVTNVNTVNYKGKAKRFGRYTGFTPKRKKAIVQLSADSKELDFFEV
- the rplV gene encoding 50S ribosomal protein L22, with protein sequence MEQAKAVAKQVRIAPRKVRLVIDLIRGKQVGEAIAILKHTPKAASPVVEKLLNSAIANAEHNYEMEPNNLVISEAYVNEGVTLKRFRPRAQGRASRINKRTSHITLVVTEKKEG
- the rpsS gene encoding 30S ribosomal protein S19; amino-acid sequence: MGRSLKKGPFVDGHLMKKVEALNATNDKKVVKTWSRRSTIFPEFIGHTFAVYDGRKHVPVYVSEDMVGHKLGEFAPTRTYKGHAADKKTRR
- the rplD gene encoding 50S ribosomal protein L4; this encodes MPKVSLFNQSGSQVGEIELADNVFGVEPNESVLHDAVVMQQASLRQGTHKTKGRSEVRGGGRKPWRQKGTGRARQGSIRSPQWVGGGVVFGPTPRSYSYKLPKKVRRLAIKSALSSKVKDSELVVLDDLKLEAIKTKAMKDVLASLSVDSKALVVTADYNENVALSARNLPGITFLTADGVNVLDLLKHDKLVITKDAVEKVEEVLA
- the tuf gene encoding elongation factor Tu, giving the protein MAKEKFDRSKTHANIGTIGHVDHGKTTLTAAITTVLAKRSGKGQAMAYDAIDGAPEERERGITISTAHVEYETDSRHYAHVDCPGHADYVKNMITGAAQMDGGILVVSAADGPMPQTREHILLSRNVGVPYLVVFLNKCDMVDDEELLELVEMEVRDLLSEYDFPGDDVPVIQGSALKALQGEAEWEEKIIELMNAVDEYIPTPERDKDKPFMMPVEDVFSITGRGTVATGRVERGQLNVGDTVEILGINEEKKSTTVTGVEMFRKLLDYAEAGDNIGALLRGVSREEIQRGQVLAKPGTITPHTKFSAEVYVLSKDEGGRHTPFFSNYRPQFYFRTTDVTGVVNLPEGTEMVMPGDNTEMTVELIAPIAIEEGTRFSIREGGRTVGSGVVSTIIE
- the rpsJ gene encoding 30S ribosomal protein S10, yielding MAKQKIRIRLKAYDHRVLDQSAEKIVETAKRSGASVSGPIPLPTEKSVYTILRAVHKYKDSREQFEMRTHKRLIDIINPTPQTVDALMRLDLPSGVDIEIKL
- the rplB gene encoding 50S ribosomal protein L2, with the translated sequence MAIKKYKPTSAGRRNMSVSDFAEITTDKPEKSLLAPLHKKGGRNNQGRLTVRHQGGGHKRQYRIIDFKRNKDGIPGRVATIEYDPNRSANIALINYADGEKRYILAPKGLTVGTVIVSGPDADIKTGNALPLANIPVGTVIHNIELRPGKGGQLVRSAGTEAQLLGKEGDYALVRLNSGETRYILSTCRATIGQVGNVEHELINIGKAGRSRWKGIRPTVRGSVMNPNDHPHGGGEGKAPIGRPSPMSPWGKPTLGYKTRKKNKHSDKYIVRRRKK
- the rplP gene encoding 50S ribosomal protein L16 — encoded protein: MLMPKRVKYRREHRGKMRGRAKGGTEVHFGEFGLQALEASWITNRQIEAARIAMTRYMKRGGKVWIKIFPSKPYTAKPLEVRMGSGKGAPEGWVAVVKPGKIMFEISGVSEEVAREALRLASHKLPIKCKFVKREEVGGDSNESN